A region from the Rosa rugosa chromosome 6, drRosRugo1.1, whole genome shotgun sequence genome encodes:
- the LOC133717003 gene encoding uncharacterized protein LOC133717003: protein MEEVDEMVVRLAASLGLADVRRPVDLRPACGEGLRRSQTYLVGKLLTARAFNKRSFMGMFCRAWRLNGRYTAQEHGDRFLFTLTEPTDRNRILRGGPWGFDRAPVVLAPYDGVGAIKDVPLSTLAFWIKVRGLPPDFHTDRCLRRIGSALGWYMQKDITEFGEGRIRIRVEMDLLQPVVFRRSFTMDDGIDIDLDFFFENLYGRCQDCGLITHVGLPCAGPALAGGGQE from the coding sequence ATGGAGGAGGTGGATGAGATGGTTGTCCGACTGGCTGCTTCTCTTGGACTGGCAGATGTGCGCAGGCCGGTGGATCTTCGGCCGGCTTGTGGAGAAGGTTTGAGGCGTTCGCAGACGTATCTGGTGGGGAAGTTGCTTACGGCTAGGGCTTTTAACAAAAGATCGTTCATGGGCATGTTCTGTCGTGCATGGAGATTGAATGGACGGTACACCGCTCAGGAACATGGAGACCGTTTTCTGTTCACCTTGACGGAGCCAACTGACCGCAACCGCATCCTTCGAGGTGGTCCTTGGGGATTTGATAGAGCTCCGGTTGTCCTAGCACCGTATGATGGGGTGGGAGCGATCAAGGATGTCCCGCTCTCTACACTAGCCTTCTGGATCAAGGTACGTGGGCTGCCACCAGACTTTCATACCGATCGGTGCTTGAGAAGAATTGGCAGTGCTTTGGGGTGGTATATGCAGAAAGACATAACAGAGTTTGGAGAGGGAAGGATTCGGATCCGAGTTGAGATGGATCTTTTGCAGCCTGTGGTTTTCCGACGGAGCTTCACGATGGATGATGGGATTGACATAGATCTGGATTTCTTCTTTGAAAACCTTTATGGAAGATGTCAAGATTGTGGTTTGATTACTCATGTGGGTTTACCATGTGCTGGGCCCGCCCTTGCCGGCGGAGGTCAGGAGTGA
- the LOC133718104 gene encoding probable trehalose-phosphate phosphatase D, with translation MTNFAKLNQAMGFQRSSTSDKQKMQPISTKVVKNDENSGDLSLASIASNLHDISTIVNTPIPSSDIAYSSWVVEHPSALGSFDRMMKAAKGKRIVVFLDYDGTLSPIVDDPDHAFMSNEMRAAVREVAKYFPTAVISGRSRDKVKGFVQLSNVYYAGSHGMDIMVPPKPLKPCDAKNHVTATASALDKEGDMLFQPAKRFLPAIQEISIALEEIARKIEGARVEDNRFCISVHYRKVREEDYGILEEKVKSVIENYPDFHLTRGKKVLEIRPSIEWNKGHALEYLLDTLGFSNSGDVFPLYIGDDRTDEDAFKVIEARGQGFPIIVSSIPKDTKAAFSLHDPSEVLTFLLRLARWRKASSSSRSLAQIWGPGNSHKANC, from the exons ATGACGAACTTTGCTAAGCTGAACCAGGCAATGGGGTTTCAGAGATCATCAACATCTGATAAGCAAAAGATGCAACCTATCAGTACAAAAGTAGTAAAGAACGACGAGAACAGTGGTGATCTTTCCTTGGCATCAATAGCCTCAAACCTGCATGATATTTCTACCATTGTTAATACACCTATCCCCTCATCAGATATAGCTTATAGTTCATGGGTG GTGGAGCACCCTTCTGCACTAGGCTCATTTGATAGGATGATGAAAGCTGCAAAAGGGAAGAGGATTGTTGTCTTTTTAGACTATGACGGCACCCTTTCACCGATTGTTGATGATCCGGATCATGCTTTCATGTCCAATGAG ATGCGTGCAGCAGTACGCGAAGTTGCCAAATATTTTCCAACAGCAGTAATCAGTGGGAGGAGTAGAGACAAG GTAAAAGGATTTGTACAGTTAAGTAATGTATATTATGCCGGCAGCCATGGGATGGACATTATGGTCCCTCCAAAGCCACTAAAGCCCTGTGATGCCAAGAACCACGTCACAGCCACAGCCTCAGCCTTGGATAAG GAGGGTGACATGCTCTTTCAACCTGCCAAAAGATTCCTGCCTGCAATCCAAGAG ATAAGCATAGCGTTGGAGGAAATAGCAAGAAAGATAGAAGGCGCAAGAGTAGAGGACAATAGATTCTGCATCTCTGTGCATTACCGGAAGGTCCGGGAAGAG GATTATGGCATATTAGAAGAAAAGGTGAAGTCTGTGATTGAAAACTATCCTGATTTTCACCTAACTCGGGGTAAAAAG GTCCTGGAGATACGACCATCTATAGAATGGAACAAAGGTCATGCGCTTGAATATTTACTTGACACTCTTGGATTCAGTAATTCGGGTGATGTATTCCCATTGTACATCGGGGATGATCGAACGGATGAAGATGCTTTCAAGGTGATAGAAGCCAGAGGACAGGGATTTCCAATAATCGTGTCTTCCATCCCAAAGGACACCAAAGCTGCTTTTTCTCTGCACGATCCATCAGAAGTGTTGACTTTCTTGTTACGCCTTGCAAGGTGGAGAAAAGCCTCGTCTTCGAGCAGGTCACTCGCTCAAATTTGGGGTCCTGGGAATTCACATAAGGCCAATTGCTAG